The Exiguobacterium mexicanum genome includes a window with the following:
- the trhA gene encoding PAQR family membrane homeostasis protein TrhA, producing the protein MNSIFREPINALTHLAGAVLAFVALIAMTVKASLLGEPLAILAAILFGISLVFLYLSSGLYHSIIASPNVIAFFRRIDHAMIYALIAGTYAPLTLLALEGPTRWVLFGTVHALALFGIIFKLVWFHAPRFLSTALYIGMGWLSVFFIGPLQDVIGNAGIFWLILGGVMYTIGGLIYGFKPKFVNWRGWGFHEVFHLFILFGSFAHFVCVFWYVF; encoded by the coding sequence ATGAATTCGATTTTTCGGGAACCGATTAACGCATTGACCCACTTGGCCGGCGCCGTGCTCGCATTCGTTGCGTTGATCGCGATGACGGTGAAGGCGTCACTGCTCGGCGAACCGCTCGCCATCTTGGCTGCGATTTTGTTTGGGATTAGTCTCGTCTTTCTCTATTTGTCGTCCGGCCTGTACCACAGCATCATCGCCTCGCCGAACGTCATCGCCTTCTTCCGAAGAATCGATCATGCGATGATTTACGCCTTGATCGCCGGGACGTATGCCCCGCTCACGTTGCTCGCGCTCGAAGGACCGACGCGCTGGGTGTTGTTCGGTACCGTCCACGCGCTCGCCTTGTTCGGAATCATCTTCAAGCTCGTCTGGTTCCACGCGCCGCGCTTCTTGTCGACGGCACTCTATATCGGCATGGGTTGGTTGTCCGTGTTCTTCATCGGGCCGCTTCAGGACGTGATCGGCAACGCCGGCATCTTCTGGCTCATCCTTGGCGGTGTCATGTACACGATCGGCGGACTCATCTACGGCTTCAAACCAAAGTTCGTCAACTGGCGCGGTTGGGGCTTCCACGAGGTGTTCCACTTGTTCATCTTGTTCGGCAGCTTCGCCCACTTCGTCTGCGTGTTCTGGTACGTCTTCTAA
- a CDS encoding DsbA family oxidoreductase, with translation MKIEVWSDYVCPFCYIGKRRLEEALEQFPHADNVEVEFKSFELDPNAPTTDSRSIYEVLAKKYNMPLEQAKGTTAQVAAQARTVGLDYDFDNMVVTGTLDSHRLTHYAKTVGKEKELSEALLKAYFVDAKHIGDHDVLVEIATSVGLDADAVRDVLASDVYTEDVRAEEKRASDLGITGVPFFVFDNKYGVSGAQPTEAFTQVLEKTWAESAPTLQVLSGGATCTDDNCDI, from the coding sequence ATGAAAATTGAAGTTTGGTCAGACTATGTTTGCCCGTTCTGTTATATCGGCAAGCGCCGTCTAGAAGAAGCACTCGAACAGTTCCCGCACGCGGATAACGTCGAAGTGGAGTTCAAGAGCTTCGAGCTCGACCCGAACGCCCCGACGACCGACTCGCGTTCGATTTATGAAGTACTCGCCAAGAAATACAACATGCCGCTCGAGCAGGCGAAAGGCACGACGGCGCAAGTCGCTGCCCAGGCCCGCACGGTCGGTCTCGATTACGACTTTGACAACATGGTCGTCACCGGAACGCTCGACTCGCACCGGTTGACGCACTATGCGAAGACGGTCGGCAAAGAGAAAGAATTGTCGGAGGCGCTCCTCAAGGCGTACTTCGTCGATGCGAAACATATCGGTGATCACGATGTCCTCGTCGAGATTGCGACAAGTGTCGGACTCGATGCTGACGCCGTGAGAGACGTGCTCGCTTCAGACGTATACACAGAAGACGTCCGCGCTGAAGAGAAGCGCGCGAGCGACCTCGGCATCACAGGCGTCCCGTTCTTCGTCTTCGACAATAAATACGGCGTCTCTGGCGCGCAACCGACCGAAGCGTTCACGCAAGTGCTCGAGAAGACATGGGCCGAATCGGCACCGACGCTTCAAGTGCTCTCGGGTGGCGCGACGTGCACGGACGATAACTGCGATATTTGA
- the relB gene encoding type II toxin-antitoxin system RelB family antitoxin produces MRTISFELNEEDERLIRAYAKSKNLSLSTLVRDTVFERIENELDLKFYNEAMHRHKERSETISFEDMMKDLN; encoded by the coding sequence ATGAGGACGATATCTTTTGAACTCAACGAAGAAGACGAGCGTCTGATTAGAGCGTATGCGAAGTCTAAGAACCTCTCCCTCTCGACTCTCGTTCGGGACACTGTCTTTGAACGTATCGAGAATGAACTCGATTTGAAATTTTACAACGAAGCAATGCATAGGCACAAAGAACGTTCTGAAACCATTTCATTTGAGGATATGATGAAAGATTTAAATTAA
- a CDS encoding MFS transporter, producing MWKNRNVWIILTGEFVAGLGLWLGIIGNLEFMQEKVPSDFVKALILAGGLLAGVAIGPLAGRLTDQGSKKKIMLISSIVRALSVLFMFVAIETGSVLWMVVFLVFLQGSAAFYFPALQAAIPLIVKERELLALNGVHMNVSTLSRVIGTAIAGILLTLISLRDVYALSLVAYLLLAVATWFLKIDETVAPSAKKVDKSSGGFKDVFPIIKSIPVIFMTLVMTLIPLLFIGGFNLLVINISELQDSTAIKGWIYTAEGIAFMVGAFLIKRIGEKFSMFSILFTFSFLIGIAQLMLYFADIPAVSIAAFVLFGFSVGCFFPTAVTIFQTRMPKDYHGRFFSFRNMLDRIVFQVVLLVTGFFLDLIGLQLMVVLFGISSILMTGAFLVYTRKHKLHIETDEAERLSS from the coding sequence ATGTGGAAAAATCGCAACGTCTGGATCATCTTGACCGGGGAGTTCGTGGCCGGTCTCGGGCTTTGGCTCGGCATCATCGGCAACTTGGAGTTCATGCAGGAGAAAGTGCCGTCTGACTTCGTCAAGGCCCTCATCCTCGCTGGCGGATTGCTCGCCGGGGTCGCCATCGGGCCGCTCGCCGGCCGTCTCACCGATCAAGGCTCGAAAAAGAAAATCATGCTCATCTCGAGTATTGTCCGGGCGCTGAGCGTCCTGTTCATGTTCGTCGCCATCGAGACGGGAAGCGTGCTGTGGATGGTCGTCTTCCTCGTCTTCCTGCAAGGGTCGGCCGCGTTCTACTTTCCGGCGCTCCAGGCGGCCATCCCGCTCATCGTCAAGGAACGAGAGTTGCTCGCCTTGAACGGGGTCCACATGAACGTATCGACGCTGTCGCGTGTCATCGGAACGGCCATTGCCGGCATCTTACTCACGCTCATCTCGCTCCGTGACGTCTATGCGCTCTCGCTTGTCGCCTATCTACTTCTCGCCGTCGCGACGTGGTTCTTGAAGATCGACGAGACGGTCGCTCCATCCGCGAAGAAAGTCGATAAGTCGTCCGGCGGGTTCAAGGACGTCTTTCCGATCATCAAGTCGATTCCGGTCATCTTTATGACGCTCGTCATGACGCTCATCCCGCTCCTCTTCATCGGCGGCTTCAACTTGCTCGTCATCAACATTAGCGAGCTGCAGGATTCGACGGCGATCAAAGGATGGATTTATACGGCCGAAGGAATTGCCTTCATGGTCGGCGCGTTCCTCATCAAACGGATCGGTGAGAAGTTCTCCATGTTCTCAATCTTGTTCACGTTCTCGTTTTTGATTGGGATCGCCCAGCTCATGCTTTACTTCGCCGACATCCCGGCCGTCTCGATCGCCGCATTCGTCTTGTTCGGCTTCTCGGTCGGCTGTTTCTTCCCGACGGCGGTGACGATTTTCCAGACACGGATGCCGAAAGACTATCACGGACGTTTCTTCTCGTTCCGGAACATGCTCGACCGAATCGTCTTCCAAGTCGTGTTGCTCGTCACTGGCTTCTTCCTCGACTTGATCGGCTTACAGCTCATGGTCGTCTTGTTCGGGATCAGCTCGATCCTCATGACGGGTGCGTTCCTCGTCTACACGCGCAAACACAAACTTCATATCGAAACGGACGAGGCCGAACGCCTCTCTTCGTGA
- a CDS encoding MBL fold metallo-hydrolase, giving the protein MKKTLLLSLMGMAALTGTVLTQYKPLGKKPKTLRSPNLVNGKFRNQLETPMRFSTDDMISMSKEYLNPDSLRKPSERLPVVPIDFSEKLGSSFTRIYWLGHSAMLVQMDGKTMLVDPMFGRSPSPLPFAKNERFSEHLPFELDELLDIDVVLLTHDHYDHLDYATIQAIKDKVAVFIVPLGVGSHLKRWGVGAERIVERDWGETYGFGPWTFVCTPARHFSGRSLTDRNATLWASWVVLGETDRLFFSGDGGYGPHFKEIGDAYGPFDFAALECGQYDERWPDVHMQPTETAQAFRDVRADKMLPIHWGAFTLSFHAWFDPAEQMVGLLPREDVLTPRIGERITLDGRNDTTNWWRDIEDMNKR; this is encoded by the coding sequence TTGAAGAAGACGCTATTACTTTCATTGATGGGCATGGCAGCCTTGACGGGGACCGTGCTCACCCAATATAAACCGCTCGGGAAAAAGCCGAAAACGCTACGGTCGCCGAACCTCGTGAACGGAAAATTTCGCAATCAGCTCGAGACGCCGATGCGGTTTTCAACGGACGACATGATCTCGATGTCGAAGGAATATTTGAATCCGGATTCGCTCCGGAAACCGAGTGAGCGGTTGCCGGTCGTCCCAATCGACTTCAGCGAGAAACTCGGCTCGAGCTTCACCCGCATCTATTGGCTCGGCCATTCGGCGATGCTCGTCCAAATGGACGGCAAGACGATGCTCGTCGACCCGATGTTCGGCCGGAGCCCATCACCGCTCCCGTTCGCGAAGAACGAGCGGTTCAGCGAGCACTTGCCGTTCGAGCTCGACGAGTTGCTGGACATCGATGTCGTCTTGCTCACGCACGACCATTACGATCATTTGGACTATGCGACGATTCAAGCGATCAAAGACAAAGTTGCCGTCTTCATCGTCCCGCTCGGTGTCGGCAGCCATTTGAAACGATGGGGCGTCGGGGCGGAACGCATCGTCGAACGCGATTGGGGCGAGACATATGGTTTCGGCCCATGGACGTTCGTCTGCACGCCGGCTCGGCACTTCTCCGGCCGCTCGCTCACCGACCGCAATGCGACACTCTGGGCGTCATGGGTCGTCCTCGGTGAGACGGACCGCCTGTTCTTCAGCGGGGACGGTGGATACGGGCCGCACTTTAAAGAGATTGGTGATGCGTACGGACCGTTCGACTTCGCAGCGCTCGAGTGCGGCCAATACGACGAGCGTTGGCCGGACGTGCATATGCAACCGACTGAGACGGCACAGGCGTTCCGGGACGTGCGGGCCGACAAGATGCTCCCGATCCATTGGGGCGCGTTCACGTTATCGTTCCATGCCTGGTTCGACCCAGCCGAACAGATGGTGGGGCTCTTACCACGAGAGGACGTACTCACGCCGCGAATCGGTGAGCGGATCACGCTCGACGGACGGAACGACACGACCAACTGGTGGCGTGACATCGAAGACATGAACAAGCGGTGA
- a CDS encoding SCO family protein: protein MERVKKWMLFGLISLMAVLAACGNEIEDPLNWEIESFNYMNQNEEMVSLDDLKGKVWMADFVFTNCETVCPPMTYNMTKLNEALVEEGVEDVQFVSFSVDPTVDTPDKIKEFMANYDLAKADWQFLTGYSQEEIEAFAQQNFKALVRKPSEGTQVDHATWFYLVDQDGKIIKAYQGFQDVPIEDIVSDIKILQES, encoded by the coding sequence ATGGAACGTGTGAAGAAATGGATGCTTTTTGGGCTGATCAGCCTCATGGCGGTGCTCGCTGCATGCGGCAACGAAATCGAAGACCCGCTCAACTGGGAGATCGAGTCGTTCAATTATATGAATCAAAATGAAGAGATGGTCAGTCTCGATGATTTGAAAGGGAAGGTATGGATGGCCGACTTCGTGTTCACAAACTGTGAGACGGTCTGTCCACCGATGACGTACAATATGACAAAGCTCAATGAGGCGCTCGTTGAGGAAGGTGTCGAGGACGTCCAGTTCGTGTCGTTCAGCGTCGACCCGACCGTCGACACGCCAGACAAAATCAAAGAGTTCATGGCCAACTATGACTTGGCGAAAGCCGACTGGCAGTTCTTGACGGGCTACTCACAAGAGGAGATTGAGGCGTTCGCGCAACAGAACTTCAAGGCGCTCGTTCGTAAACCGTCAGAAGGTACGCAAGTCGACCATGCGACGTGGTTCTATCTCGTCGACCAAGACGGGAAAATCATCAAAGCGTATCAAGGATTCCAAGACGTGCCGATTGAGGACATCGTCAGCGACATCAAGATTTTACAGGAATCATAA
- a CDS encoding disulfide oxidoreductase, producing MKQSFLTRYGLYLAWLVALTATLGSLYFSEIREFVPCELCWIQRIFMYPLVILLGVAVFTDDRAVKKYVLPLSMIGGLVSLYHYLVQKVPGFADIKPCVAGVPCNVQYINWFGFVTIPFLALTAFTLITLLVWRVKRN from the coding sequence ATGAAGCAGTCGTTCTTGACCCGTTATGGTCTGTATCTCGCTTGGCTCGTCGCTCTCACAGCGACGCTCGGCAGTCTTTACTTCAGTGAGATTCGCGAGTTCGTGCCATGTGAGCTTTGCTGGATTCAACGCATCTTCATGTATCCGCTCGTCATCCTGCTAGGCGTTGCCGTGTTCACGGACGACAGGGCGGTGAAGAAGTATGTATTGCCGCTGTCGATGATCGGCGGTCTCGTTTCTTTGTACCACTACTTGGTCCAAAAAGTGCCCGGGTTTGCCGACATCAAACCGTGTGTCGCAGGCGTACCTTGTAACGTGCAGTACATCAATTGGTTCGGGTTCGTGACGATCCCGTTCCTTGCCTTGACGGCATTTACTTTAATCACGCTCCTCGTTTGGCGCGTGAAACGCAACTGA
- a CDS encoding DsbA family protein: MKQNKLLVIATLLAVALVAVVVVLLNRPAEQAETAAPVKAEHVSTEGQPTLGDADAPVSVVEFGDYKCPSCKQWGETVYPKLKQDYIDTGKISFSYINVLFHGQESILASLASESVYNQDPDAFWDFHKALYDAQPASQQHDEAGVTVERLTEIASETTSVDVAKLEDDLSENSTVLDQVSLDDGLVKEHGVQFTPSIMINGVMLEDPFDYETIERLIEQGTP; this comes from the coding sequence ATGAAACAGAATAAACTATTGGTCATCGCGACGCTGCTCGCGGTCGCCCTCGTGGCCGTCGTGGTCGTTCTCTTGAACCGGCCGGCCGAACAAGCGGAGACGGCGGCACCGGTAAAGGCAGAGCATGTGTCGACCGAAGGACAGCCGACGCTCGGAGATGCGGACGCACCCGTCTCGGTCGTCGAGTTCGGGGATTATAAATGCCCGTCTTGTAAACAGTGGGGTGAGACGGTCTATCCGAAGTTGAAGCAAGACTATATCGACACAGGGAAAATCAGTTTCAGCTACATCAACGTCCTGTTCCACGGACAAGAGTCGATTTTGGCATCGCTCGCGTCAGAGTCGGTGTATAACCAAGACCCGGACGCGTTCTGGGATTTCCATAAGGCGCTCTACGACGCGCAACCGGCGAGTCAGCAGCACGACGAGGCAGGGGTCACGGTCGAGCGGTTGACAGAGATTGCGAGCGAGACGACATCGGTCGACGTGGCGAAGCTCGAGGACGACTTGAGTGAGAACTCGACGGTGCTCGACCAAGTGAGCCTCGATGACGGGCTCGTCAAAGAGCACGGTGTCCAGTTCACGCCATCGATCATGATCAACGGCGTCATGCTCGAAGATCCGTTTGACTATGAGACGATTGAACGCTTAATCGAGCAAGGCACACCATGA
- a CDS encoding diguanylate cyclase domain-containing protein yields MKSFSMRLGLILALSIATLVFLLTITLTYMTSQRSAASLEAEIGGRLSMTSHQLVDKLDFYMWSRYQEIQLLQGLDALNEPASSRALLDQVQTNIPAFSWMGVTDAAGNVVASTNGILEGASISERPVFLEAQDEPFIGDVHEAVLLAELLPNPTGEVLQFVDISVPLFRDGAFQGVLATHLSWEWGKEVLRHFNRTLHHQSEYTDIFVVSGRDNTVLLGPDHLVGKPLPTKLDDGWHVDTWADGKSYLTGVATGEGYEDYAGLDWSVVVRQPAEVAFAPVASLERNILLIGLGASFVTAILGWLLASVVTRPLKRITETAALMKQGKAKTFPHQSGIHEIESLAFALESLVTSLTESETERVHYESLAHRDVLTGLANRTALRHYLNEAQATKNEYVCFYIDLDGFKAINDTYGHAAGDDVLIKIAERLKRVTLDGSYPVRLSGDEFFLLFERNGQNGHSITRIGEDIIASLSKPIAIESGTATVGASIGASLWQTETVPHAAIKRADQALYRSKANGKNQITLDESLT; encoded by the coding sequence ATGAAATCATTTTCGATGCGCCTCGGCCTGATCTTGGCGCTCAGCATCGCCACACTCGTCTTTTTGCTCACCATCACGCTAACGTACATGACCAGCCAACGCTCCGCCGCCTCGCTCGAAGCAGAGATCGGGGGACGGTTGTCGATGACGTCGCACCAGCTCGTCGATAAGCTCGACTTTTACATGTGGTCGCGCTATCAAGAAATCCAATTGCTCCAAGGACTCGACGCCTTGAACGAACCCGCCTCGAGCCGGGCCCTGCTCGACCAGGTCCAAACGAACATCCCCGCTTTCTCATGGATGGGCGTGACCGATGCGGCGGGGAACGTCGTCGCTTCGACGAATGGAATATTAGAAGGCGCTTCAATCAGCGAACGCCCTGTCTTTCTAGAAGCCCAGGATGAGCCGTTCATCGGGGATGTCCACGAGGCCGTATTGCTCGCGGAGCTGTTGCCGAACCCGACCGGTGAAGTCCTTCAGTTCGTCGACATCAGTGTCCCGCTGTTCCGTGACGGGGCCTTCCAAGGCGTGCTCGCGACTCACCTCAGTTGGGAATGGGGGAAGGAAGTGCTCCGCCACTTCAACCGGACGCTCCACCATCAGTCCGAGTATACCGACATCTTCGTCGTCAGCGGACGCGACAACACCGTGTTGCTCGGCCCGGACCATCTCGTCGGGAAACCGCTCCCGACGAAACTAGACGACGGATGGCACGTCGACACGTGGGCGGACGGGAAATCCTATTTGACCGGCGTCGCCACCGGGGAAGGGTATGAAGATTACGCCGGCCTCGACTGGAGTGTCGTCGTCCGCCAACCGGCCGAGGTCGCTTTCGCCCCGGTTGCCTCACTCGAGCGGAACATCTTATTAATCGGCCTCGGCGCCTCGTTCGTGACGGCCATCCTCGGTTGGCTCCTCGCCTCAGTCGTGACCCGGCCGCTAAAACGGATCACCGAGACGGCAGCCCTCATGAAACAAGGCAAAGCGAAGACGTTTCCACACCAATCAGGGATTCATGAGATCGAGTCGCTCGCTTTCGCCTTAGAATCGCTCGTCACGTCACTCACCGAATCCGAGACGGAGCGGGTCCATTACGAGTCGCTCGCCCATCGCGACGTCTTGACCGGGCTCGCCAATCGGACGGCGCTTCGTCACTATTTGAACGAAGCCCAGGCGACAAAGAACGAATACGTCTGTTTCTATATCGATCTCGACGGTTTCAAAGCAATCAACGATACATACGGGCACGCCGCCGGGGATGACGTCTTGATTAAGATTGCCGAGCGATTGAAACGAGTGACGCTCGATGGGTCCTATCCGGTCCGTTTGAGCGGTGACGAGTTCTTCCTCTTGTTCGAACGGAACGGACAGAACGGACACTCCATCACACGCATCGGCGAAGACATTATCGCGTCCCTGTCCAAACCGATCGCCATTGAAAGCGGGACGGCAACCGTCGGGGCCAGTATCGGAGCCTCGCTCTGGCAGACAGAAACGGTGCCGCACGCCGCCATCAAACGGGCGGACCAGGCGCTCTACCGCTCCAAAGCGAACGGAAAAAATCAAATCACGCTCGATGAATCGCTCACATAA
- the odhB gene encoding 2-oxoglutarate dehydrogenase complex dihydrolipoyllysine-residue succinyltransferase, which translates to MIEIKVPELAESITEGTVASWLKQPGDHVEKGEAIVELETDKVNIEVPADESGTLDEQLAGEGDTVQVGQVIARLSSGSGGGTAVATKTKTETATEAATAPAETKVETVGEAKKVERREEHVASPGKGPIATPAARKLAREKGIDLTAVQTNDPIGRINVHDVTNHESKPAPTQAPQTPKAPAAAPQPAASGKDEERIKMTRRRQTIASRLVEVQQTAAMLTTFNEIDMSAVMALRKRRQEKFVKDNDVKLGFMSFFTKAAVAALKRMPYLNAEIQGNEIVLKKYYDIGIAVSAPDGLVVPVVREADRKNFGEIEKDILHLADKARNNKLGLSDLTGGTFTITNGGVFGSLLSTPILNGPQVAILGMHSIQLRPIAIDAETMENRPMMYVALSYDHRIVDGREAVTFLKHIKDMIEDPEQLLFEA; encoded by the coding sequence GTGATCGAAATCAAAGTACCGGAACTAGCAGAGTCCATTACGGAAGGAACGGTCGCGTCGTGGCTCAAACAGCCAGGCGACCACGTTGAAAAAGGGGAGGCCATCGTCGAACTCGAGACGGACAAAGTCAACATCGAGGTGCCGGCCGATGAGTCGGGCACGCTCGACGAACAACTCGCAGGCGAAGGGGACACGGTCCAAGTCGGACAAGTGATCGCCCGTCTCAGTTCAGGTTCAGGCGGTGGTACGGCCGTCGCGACGAAGACGAAAACGGAAACGGCGACGGAAGCTGCTACGGCACCGGCCGAGACGAAAGTCGAGACCGTCGGCGAAGCGAAGAAAGTCGAGCGTCGTGAAGAGCACGTGGCGAGCCCAGGCAAAGGACCGATCGCGACACCGGCGGCCCGTAAATTGGCCCGTGAGAAAGGTATCGACCTCACGGCTGTTCAGACAAATGACCCGATCGGCCGGATCAACGTCCATGATGTGACGAACCACGAGTCGAAACCGGCACCGACACAAGCACCACAAACGCCAAAAGCACCGGCAGCGGCACCGCAGCCGGCAGCGAGCGGCAAAGACGAAGAGCGCATCAAAATGACGCGTCGTCGTCAAACGATCGCGAGCCGCCTCGTCGAAGTGCAACAGACGGCAGCGATGTTGACGACGTTCAATGAAATCGATATGTCGGCCGTCATGGCGCTCCGCAAACGTCGCCAAGAGAAGTTCGTCAAAGATAACGACGTCAAACTCGGCTTCATGTCGTTCTTCACGAAAGCGGCCGTCGCGGCGCTCAAACGGATGCCATACTTGAATGCTGAGATTCAAGGCAACGAGATCGTCTTGAAGAAATACTATGACATCGGTATCGCCGTGTCGGCTCCGGACGGCCTCGTCGTCCCGGTCGTCCGCGAAGCGGATCGCAAAAACTTCGGTGAGATCGAGAAAGACATCTTGCACCTCGCCGATAAAGCCCGCAACAACAAGCTCGGGTTGAGCGACCTCACAGGTGGCACGTTCACGATCACGAACGGTGGCGTCTTCGGCTCACTCTTGTCGACACCGATCTTGAACGGACCACAAGTCGCCATCCTCGGGATGCACTCGATTCAACTCCGTCCGATTGCTATCGACGCAGAGACGATGGAGAACCGTCCGATGATGTACGTGGCCCTCTCGTATGACCACCGTATCGTCGACGGTCGTGAGGCTGTGACGTTCCTCAAGCACATCAAAGACATGATTGAAGACCCAGAACAATTGTTGTTCGAAGCATAA